From the Ipomoea triloba cultivar NCNSP0323 chromosome 8, ASM357664v1 genome, the window TCAAGTCTCCAACAACATCCatcatgtttattatttgtagttgttattctccacttaattgttgaaaatttatatagtaaatggtTAAATTTTATGTGTTCAGACATGATTatcaaaagtttaaataatatattgttgtTGTGAGATTCCATATATCATTTTAAGTTTGGTATAGACTTTGTTATTCTTTTGAACAGAAAAGCTTATTTTGATCTCTAGTTGTAAGTATAGAAGGGTTACGATTATTTTCTAGTTGTAAGTGAAATTCGGGAAGGATTTTCCATAGTTTGATCAATTACTTCTGAAAGGCCTAAGGcttaattaaattgaacaatatcgaaataaaaaaaaaaaaaaattcaaagcaaGCATACAGACTACTACGATGACCTAGATTTTAAGCTTGAACTACCAGGCATTCCCAGGCAAGTATGGAATTGAAGATGCAGTAAAGACggaaaaccaaacaaaacaaaacaagcaaGAATACACAGTGTTTGGTAACCTCTTCCTTAGAACCAAAAGTTAACCCAAAACAAAATTTTGGTAGTTTTGGGAGttatttattgaattttaaattcaatgttGAATGCTATTAGTTTTAATGAATTCTATTCTCCTACAAATATTTTGCGTGAGAAagaatgttttggatgatttttgaACTTCAACAAATCTGATTTTCCTCTTCAACAAGAAcgatctttttttcttccttcgAAAATTTTGCAAACATGCACTTGATCATGATTTAATAGAAGTGATAAGGACATGAccaaagaaatttaaaatatcatcaTTTACTTTGATTTGGAAGAATTACCGCTacaatgattaaattaattgaaattcaaaataagcATGAATATTGATTATGAAGATCATTTTGGCGATGAGTGGAACCAAGTTGATGGCAAACTATACTATGAACCAGGGTCTACATTGCATTATGGACCCCGGTCCAAAATAGTATTTCAAATTATatgtttgtagttaacatattttatacCTATCGTTAATAGCTTACGTGTTTATAGTTAATatgttatgtgccttcaatttatatACTAGGACATAAACAATTAGTTGTATGcacataatttttagattagGGTCAGAATATTTTTCAATACATAACATAGGTCCGAATCCCATCggtcaaaaaagaaaaaatccaaacttgtgaaattatactccgtataggTATATGCCGTGCCGTCTAGCTTTGAACAAGTCCAGTGAGCATAATTTGATGCATGGAAAGCTTTATTGAGAAAGTATCCATATGGCTACTTATTCCGTTGCCTCTTAGGGGATCACATCATGGCCGTCCATAGCCGTTTCAACTCGCGACAGAAATAAGAAATCTATATAATAAGGGAGAACCAAAAACACACAACGTAACTCAGTGCAGCATTGAACGATTTGCAAATTTAGAAAAAGTTGAGGATTTGCAATTAAGATGGCCACTACTACTTCAACTTTTATGGCCATTGTTGCAGTGTTTGCCATTTCAGCGGCTATGGCTAGTGCCGCTCCCACCCGGCCTTATCTTGGCCGGAAATTGGCTCAATATGCAACTCCGGCCACCCCATCCATCTCACCGTCATCTTGGTCATCCCCTCCGGCAGCCCCACCATCATCTTGGTCAACTTTTCCGGCAACTCCGGCCAGTGCCACCCCATCTTACTGGCCAGTTGTCCCTACAACTCCATCTGCCTCGCCATCATCTTGGTCAGCTGTTCCGGCGACTTCGCCGGCGGCCGCCCCTTCTTGGCCTATGAGTCCATCCATTTCATCATCTTATTGGCCGACGGTTCCGCCTCCGACTGAAGCACCTTACTATGCCAGAGCCTACTAAACAATGCGTTCGATTTTAtgatcattatattatatattattattggcGACATCGCCACACTATCCCCATTTTGGCATATGTTAcgttgtttattttaaaattaattcttaattgaGCTGTTCTTTTACTCGTATGTCTGTTACAAGGATGTAAAGGAGTAATGTAGATTAGTTCAAGttgtttagttttatttgtgTGGTTAAGCTTTAATTTGTCTGGCTTTGTTAGAATTAGTCTCCATATTATTAGCTTAGAAGCTGTTGTATGCAGGCTATTTAAGCTGTCTTCTTTCCCATAATAAATCATTCACTTACTATCTCTATATGGTATCCAGAGCCTTACTCTAAcgagcaattttttttttttcctttctctctATCAATCGTTCCCACTAAATGGCCACAACTACTGAGAAACAAGTCATTCAACTTAATGCCCCAGCCAATTTTCCCATTAAATTGACGTCTTCTAACTTTCAAGTTTGGAGAAAACAGATCCAAGCCTCTCTTATTGGCCTTGACTTACTCGGCTTCATTGACGGTACCTCTCCAGCTCCTGCACAATTCCGTGATACAGCCCAAAAGGAGCATAATCCGGAGTACATCCCATGGTTTAGACAAGATCAAACCATTCTCAATGCCATTTTAGGGAGCTGTTCCGACACTATCCAACCACTGATCTCCTCCGCGGCATCATCTGCTATCGCCTGGGAACGATTAACTACAACTTTTGCAAGCTCATCACCGTCCCGCATTGTGTCACTAAAAACCAAACTAGCTTCTAATCCTCAAAATAGTCGTCCAGTTGAGGAATATGTTGATGAGATGTTTAATATTGCTGAAGCTCTTGCACTTGCTCAAAACCCAATCAGTGAGCAAGACCTGGTAATCCATATTCTTACTCAACTCAATGACGACTATGATCACATAGTTCCTGCGCTACGTATACGACCAACCCCTATTACCTTCTCGGAACTCAAGGACGTGCTCACAGAATTTGAAAGGCaacagaagaagaaagatgctGCTAGACAATCTCTTGTAGCTACAGTCAATGTCACGCAACGCCAATCTGGTTTCTCGCACAATAACCGGAACAACTACAAGTCTAATCGAAACAATAATGGTCAGCAATTTCAACAGTACCAACGGTCTAACAACTCCACTCAACGCCGTCGGAACGTGGTCTGCAATTTCTGTAATTTCAATGGCCATGAAGCGCGCGAATGTCGCAAGCTGCAACGTTTCTTGCGAGACAATAATGTCTCCACAGATGGTAGGTTCGGGAAAAACCCCGTAGTGAACACTACGACCGTGAACTCTCATCAACAACAATCACCATGGTTGTTTGACTCAGGTGCATCCCATCATGCCACCTCGGACCCGTCTATGCTACAGTCTTTCTCTGAATACGGTGGACCGGATGAGATCCATTTGGGTGATGGTAATTCCCTGTCTATATCCCATACTGGTAAAACTTTTCTCCCAACTAAAACCCGTGATCTTACTCTATCTAATGTCTTATGTGTTCCACAATTGCAAAGCAATTTAGTCTCTATTTCAAAACTCTGCAAGTCTAATCATGTTTCTGTTGAGTTTTTTGACACctattttgttgtgaaggatcgGTTCACGGGGGCGCCACTTCTGCGCGGGAGGAACGTCCATGATGTGTATAGTGCTCCACTGTCATCTTCACCACAAATAAATACGGCCATTAAATCTAGTCTTGCTAATTGGCATCATATCCTCGGTCACCCGTCCAGCAGAACACTGGCTCACATGCTAAGAACTGCCAACGTTTCATTCCGGTCTGTTTTGGGTTTTCAATGTAAGTCATGTCTAAGCAATAAAAGTCATAAGTTACCGTTCCATGAAACCTCAATGACAAGCTCAAGACCTCTCGAATTATTGTACTCAGATGTTTGGAGTACAAATCAACAGTCTGTTGATGGGTTCCGGTACTATGTGATTTTTGTAGACCATTTTACTAGATATATATGGTTATTTCCTTTAGTTAGAAAATCTGACGTGTATGCTGTCTTCTCACAATTCAAAAAGCTAGTTGAGAACAAATTTAATCACAGGATACACACCTTGTTTTCAGATAATGGTGGTGAATTCCAAAAATTAAAACCTCTGTTAAGCTCATGTGGTATATCTCACTTCACTAGCCCACCGCACACACCTGAGCATAATGGGGTTTCTGAACGTCGGCATAGACATATTGTCGACACTGGGTTATCATTGCTCCATCATGCGTCTATGTCACTAACCTATTGGTCGTATGCTTTTCAGACAGCAGTGTACCTCATTAATCGAATGCCAACACCTGTCCTTAAAAATAAATCTCCCTTTCACGCTTTGTTTGGCACTACACCAAACTATTCTAAGTTACAACCATTTGGGTGTTTGTGCTATCCCTGGCTCAGACCTTACACTAGCTCAAAAATCCAACCCCGGTCTAAACCTTGTATATTCATAGGTTATTCTACATCTCAGTCTGCATACAAGTGCCTAGATCATGTGACAGGACGTGTCTATTTATCCCGTCATGTTCGTTTTGTCCCGTTCAATTTTCCGTTTCAGGCATTATCACAGTCATGAAGTTCCTCGGCAGGCGTGGCTGGCACCAAAGGTGAAAGACTGATTCCTCATCCTATCTTCTCTACTACACCACCCTTACCCATAAACACAACTCAAACCTCCCAAACCCAGAATGCTACACCTGTTATAATGCAATCCCATAACCCAACCTTACCCATAAACACAGCTGCTACTCTCTCTACTACCACGCAATTCCACAGCCCCACACAATCTCATCCGTCATCCACCCATTCCTCTCCGAGCCATCACCAACCTGCTACTAATATATCGGGTTCCAGTCGGCAACAGAACACAACCTCACTTGCTAGTGGACGAACTCTCCCTATCGACAATACTCAAGGTGAGGCGTGTAGTAGTTTTGCCGACTTAGATCCACCACCTGTGTATGAGATGTCTGCAGAAGGCCAGCTGACTCCTTCTTCACCATCTAGCACTCAAAATCTGCCAACCAGTAGTGCTCACATTGAACCGGCTTTGTCCTTACCATCTGACACTAGTGGCTCAGTGCATACATCTGACTCGCTACCTCCAAGTGACAGACATACAGAAACCACTCAAACTCCGCCACCTCGGCGGTCAATGCGTGTTAGACGACAGAATCCCAAGTATTTTAACTCTCACTTTGTTAATTTGACAACAAAGCACGACTTGCCTCCTTTACTCGAGCCGACCTCTGTAGCCCAGGCTCGCAAGTCTCCAAACTGGTGTAACGCGATGAATGAGGAATATCAGGCGTTGCTCCGAAATAACACGTGGGAGTTGGTACCACCGTCGTCTCACACTCCGATTGGGTGTAAATGGATTTTCCGCGTCAAACGAAAACCAGATGGGTCTATTGAACGGTATAAAGCCCGGCTGGTGGCTAAGGGGTACTTACAAGAGCCAGGTAAAGACTACCTTGATACATTTAGCCCGGTTACAAAACCGGCTACAATACGGATTATTCTGACACTGGCGTTAGCCTCTAACTGGCCGTTGCGACAATTGGATGTCAACAACGCGTTCTTGCACGGGACTCTATCAGAAGAGGTATACATGAAACAACCACCGGGTTTTTGTGATCCAGAACACCCAAAGCATGTGTGTTGTTTGAAAAAGGCGTTGTATGGCTTGAAGCAGGCTCCCCGGGCATGGTATATGGAGTTGTCGTCCTTTCTTATTTCTTTCGGTTTTAGAAAATCTAAAGCTGATTactctttatttatatatcaatgtgATGATGTTCTGGCATACTTTATGGTGTATGTGGATGATGTGGTTCTCACAGGGAATTCACAAAGTTTTTTAGACCGGTTTGTCACTTCTCTAGCGGCGCGGTTTGCACTCAAGGACTTAGGGTTGTTGCATCACTTCCTTGGTGTGGAGGTGATATCCTCTAAGGCGGGTATTTTCCTTTCTCAAGCtcaatatattacaaatattctAAAAGAGTTTAATATGCAAGATGCCAAGCCCGTTTCTACACCTGGGTCTGCGGTTGAACTACATAGTGATGACGGCGCAGCACCGGCTGATAGCACCTTGTATCGTCGCGTGGTTGGACGTTTACAATATCTAGCCATTACTCGCCCAGATGTCAGTTTTGTTGTTAACCGGTTATCTCAGTTTTTGAATTCCCCGTCATTGCTACACTGGCAAGGGGTGAAACGGGTGCTCCgttatctcaaaggtacgctgTGTCATGGTTTATTTTTACGCCGTGGTGTCAAGCTACACCTAACAGCCTTCTCGGATGCAAGCTGGGGTGGTGTTCATGATGGTGGACGGTCAACTACGGGCTATGTTGTATACTTGGGTTCAAACGTTATCTCTTGGCGGTCTGTTCGACAGAAGGTCGTGGCTCGTTCCTCCACTGAAGCAGAATACAGAGCCCTTGCCAATGTTGCGGCTGAAGTTGTGTGGTTAAAGAATTTACTGCTCGATCTTGGGGTACGGTTCACCACACCACCGGTGTTGCACTGTGACAATGCTGGGGCCACTTATGTCTGCAAAAACCCTGTGTATCATTCCAGAATGAAGCATCTAGCCTTGGATTATTTCTTTGTGCGTGATCTTGTTAGTAGTCGTACCTTGTTAGTTAACTATATTCGCACGCAAGATCAAATTGCTGATGTGTTTACCAAATCCTTGCCGCGTCGGTCATTTGAGGGTTTTCGTTCCAAGCTGGGTGTCTCCGATGGATCCACCATCTTGCGGGGGCGTGTAAAGGAGTAATGTAGATTAGTTCAAGttgtttagttttatttgtgTGGTTAGGCTTTAATTTGTCTGGCTTTGTTAGAATTAGTCTCCATATTATTAGCTTAGAAGCTGTTGTATGCAGGCTATTTAAGCTGTCTTCTTTCCCATAATAAATCATTCACTTACTATCTCTATAAAGGATCCATTTggattatattatgaataaagGACACTATTTCTCAGCGATATGATGGTCTGATCTTGCATGCTAAATATGCATGCCATGCTTGCTTATTAATTGGTAAAGCATGCTAACGctcattatattattcatttctTGTACTTtacacaaaattaattttgtttgtcACTCACTTTATCAAATACTCtttccgtctcattttatgtgtctggttcagttatttttaattcaatttttcacaatattaagtttagtattagtatacaaaatttatatatttagaaactacattaaaaatagtattaaacacaaaaaattaaatttaaaaataattaaaaataataataataaagaaaataaacaaagaagaaatactTGATTTGACCCATGAATAGTAAGTGAgacataaaatattaaaatgggatagaggaagtaataattaataattagtttATGTGAAAATTACACTTGTCATCACCTCTAAATTATATGGTAATTGTAGGATTTGTCCCTATTTGTTGGTTATATATGCTCACTACTTGTCGCTAAGTTATAACAGATGTTGCAAATTCAATCCTTTTTCTAACAAGTCAtaatgctcacttttcgtctctaaaCTATAacctaatgttttgttagaaaAATGACGAAATTTGCAACGTTAATTATAGCTTAGGGACGATAACAAGTAAGGACGAATCATGCAATTATCTTAACTTAGAAATGAAAAAGTGTAATTTGCCTTAGTTTATTGATGATAAATATTTACCAATGATGATTTTACAttagttatattttaaattttacttactAAACTCTAGTTAACCAAAATAGGAATTAAAACACCTCCACAAACATGAATTTACACAATATACTAAATTGTGTTGTTCTAGAAATTAAAGCAACTAAGCAAGCAAAAGTAAAACAGTAAAGAGCGCAAAGAACAACACGTTTATTTATgcagtttgaactttgaagtaaCCACTCTCTGGGTCTCCCAGCTTAGCAGAGGCCCAATCTATTATAGTAAAGTTTGGTACAGATTACAGAAAGGTATGATCAAGAGAATACCAAAAATTTAATGGATTCATGTAAAATTAATCCTAAAATCAAGACTCCCCTTAAACCAAGCTACCGTAAAGTAGCTTGGCATGACTTGTCGTTCCTCCCAAGTAGGCCTTGAGTTAAGGCAATTAAGAAAATACCACAAGTCAATGGAACTTTAACTTGTTGATTACAAATCCCATATGACTTTTAGTCTTCGTTCAGCACATCGAGAGAAAGAGGAAGATCTAGTGAGTATTTCGGGCACACACTTTCTCTTTTCTGGAAATTCAGTTTTTAAGGAAGATGTTTAACCTTAATAATTAGTTTGTAACCACCAAGCTACAAGAATTCGATCTGTTATCTAGAAGACCTAAAAATTGAACACATAGAGTTCTTCAGGAGTATCAACTACTTCAAAACTGATTATTGACAGTGTTCATATTTCAACACTTGTATTAAGATTTGTACAAAAAGTTTCCTGTAGTGAGATTATACACACTACCATTCACCACGTCAACTATTATTTGTGTTAGTTGTTGTGTAGTGTGTAGccttcaagactaccaacagtGAGAGATATGAGGGAAAAATCTAGAATTTTTTAAAGATGCATTGTTGTGAATGGAAAAATTAAGTTGTTGTCACAATCGATTTTATAGAAATAA encodes:
- the LOC116026899 gene encoding mucin-7-like, with product MATTTSTFMAIVAVFAISAAMASAAPTRPYLGRKLAQYATPATPSISPSSWSSPPAAPPSSWSTFPATPASATPSYWPVVPTTPSASPSSWSAVPATSPAAAPSWPMSPSISSSYWPTVPPPTEAPYYARAY